One window from the genome of Streptomyces sp. NBC_00708 encodes:
- a CDS encoding FAD-dependent monooxygenase, which translates to MHASSPLPVLVVGSGPTGLTLAIGLARRGAGVRIIDKAPEFPRTSRAKGPNPRSLEVLEDLGVLDEVLAAGARPLPMRKYRGGVAIADAEPFADQRPTPDAPYDRPHMMAQWRLEEVLRARLAEYGVRVELGAELVGLAEGEASVTATLADGGLIEASYVAGCDGGHSAVRKLLGIPFEGRTDETQLMVCGDVEVEGLDRGFWHQWFDEDGAVMLCPIPGTRSGWWFQAGPETDASGAPLAPSLAGFRRLFAKHTGLPADRLTEATLLSTYRVNERMAARYRVGRVLLAGDAAHVHSIAGGLGMNTGIQDAYNLGWKLGRVAAGLAGPALLDTYEEERLPVAAQVLDISAERLRATLEAIKKPGGGLDSAVGPGTNGLGGGYRWSSLATSPLATPLLRAGDRAPDAPCLDAATGEPRRLFEVFAGPHFTLLGFGTGTAGALREAAAAQGDDLRAYGVDADGGLTDHEGHARAAYGIGPDDELLVLVRPDNHVGLIAEADDAKAVTAYLSGTEI; encoded by the coding sequence ATGCACGCCTCCTCCCCGCTTCCCGTACTCGTCGTCGGCTCGGGCCCGACCGGGCTGACCCTCGCCATCGGCCTGGCCCGCCGGGGCGCCGGCGTCCGGATCATCGACAAGGCCCCCGAGTTCCCGCGTACGTCCCGGGCCAAGGGCCCCAACCCGCGCTCGCTCGAAGTCCTGGAGGACCTGGGCGTACTGGACGAGGTGCTGGCCGCCGGGGCCCGGCCGCTGCCGATGCGCAAGTACCGGGGCGGGGTCGCCATCGCCGACGCCGAGCCCTTCGCGGACCAGCGGCCGACGCCGGACGCGCCCTACGACCGGCCGCACATGATGGCCCAGTGGCGCCTGGAGGAGGTGCTGCGGGCCCGGCTCGCGGAGTACGGCGTACGGGTCGAACTCGGCGCCGAACTCGTGGGCCTGGCCGAGGGCGAGGCGTCCGTGACCGCCACGCTCGCCGACGGCGGGCTGATCGAGGCCTCCTACGTGGCCGGCTGCGACGGCGGCCACAGCGCGGTGCGCAAGCTGCTCGGCATCCCCTTCGAGGGCAGGACCGACGAGACCCAGTTGATGGTGTGCGGGGACGTCGAGGTGGAAGGGCTCGACCGGGGGTTCTGGCACCAGTGGTTCGACGAGGACGGCGCCGTGATGCTCTGCCCGATCCCGGGGACGCGGTCCGGCTGGTGGTTCCAGGCCGGGCCCGAGACCGACGCGTCGGGCGCCCCGCTCGCGCCGTCGCTCGCCGGGTTCCGCCGCCTCTTCGCCAAGCACACCGGCCTGCCCGCCGACCGCCTCACCGAGGCGACGCTGCTCTCCACGTACCGGGTCAACGAGCGGATGGCCGCGCGCTACCGGGTGGGCCGGGTCCTCCTCGCCGGGGACGCGGCACATGTGCACTCCATCGCGGGCGGCCTCGGCATGAACACCGGCATCCAGGACGCGTACAACCTGGGGTGGAAGCTCGGCCGGGTCGCCGCCGGGCTCGCCGGACCCGCCCTGCTCGACACGTACGAGGAGGAGCGGCTGCCGGTCGCCGCGCAGGTCCTGGACATCAGCGCGGAACGCCTGCGGGCCACCCTTGAGGCGATCAAGAAGCCCGGCGGCGGCCTCGACTCGGCGGTCGGCCCCGGCACCAACGGCCTGGGCGGCGGCTACCGCTGGAGCTCGCTGGCCACCTCCCCGCTCGCCACGCCCCTTCTGCGCGCGGGCGACCGGGCCCCGGACGCGCCCTGCCTGGACGCGGCGACCGGCGAACCCCGCCGCCTCTTCGAGGTCTTCGCCGGACCGCACTTCACGCTCCTGGGCTTCGGCACGGGGACGGCCGGGGCCCTGCGCGAGGCGGCGGCTGCCCAGGGCGACGACCTGCGGGCGTACGGGGTCGACGCGGACGGCGGCCTGACCGACCACGAGGGTCACGCGCGGGCGGCGTACGGCATCGGCCCGGACGACGAACTGCTGGTTCTCGTACGGCCGGACAACCACGTGGGGCTGATCGCGGAGGCGGACGACGCGAAGGCGGTCACGGCCTACCTGAGCGGGACTGAAATCTGA
- the rarD gene encoding EamA family transporter RarD, translating into MQGTNDQRAGLLSGFAAYGMWGLVPLYWPLLKPAGAVEILAHRMVWSLGVVLLLLLALRRWSWIGPLLRQPRKLGLLAVAATTITVNWGLYIWAVNSGHVVEASLGYFINPLVTIAMGVLLLGERLRPAQWAAVATGVAAVLVLAVGYGKPPWISLILAFSFATYGLVKKKVDMGGLESLTVETAVLFLPALGYLVWLSARGTATLTSEGAGHTALLASTGVVTAVPLILFGAAAIRIPLSTIGLLQYMTPVAQFILGVAYFHEEMPPERWAGFGLVWAALIVLTWDALRTARRTRAQAQAARLAAVATAAPAGSDRTQTPSSAT; encoded by the coding sequence GTGCAGGGGACGAATGACCAGCGGGCCGGACTTCTCTCCGGGTTCGCCGCGTACGGCATGTGGGGCCTCGTCCCGCTGTACTGGCCGCTGCTGAAGCCGGCCGGGGCCGTCGAGATCCTGGCCCACCGCATGGTGTGGTCGCTCGGCGTGGTGCTGCTCCTGCTGCTCGCGCTGCGCCGCTGGTCCTGGATCGGCCCGCTGCTGCGGCAGCCGCGCAAGCTGGGCCTGCTCGCCGTCGCCGCGACGACGATCACCGTCAACTGGGGCCTGTACATCTGGGCCGTGAACAGCGGCCATGTCGTCGAGGCGTCGCTCGGCTACTTCATCAACCCGCTGGTCACCATCGCCATGGGTGTCCTGCTCCTGGGCGAACGGCTGCGCCCGGCCCAGTGGGCGGCGGTCGCCACCGGCGTCGCCGCGGTACTCGTGCTGGCCGTCGGCTACGGGAAGCCGCCGTGGATCTCGCTGATCCTGGCGTTCTCGTTCGCGACGTACGGGCTGGTCAAGAAGAAGGTCGACATGGGCGGCCTGGAATCGCTCACCGTCGAGACCGCCGTCCTCTTCCTGCCCGCGCTCGGCTATCTGGTGTGGCTGAGCGCCCGGGGCACGGCGACCCTGACCTCGGAGGGCGCCGGGCACACGGCGCTCCTCGCCTCGACCGGTGTCGTCACGGCGGTGCCGCTGATCCTGTTCGGGGCCGCCGCGATCCGCATTCCGCTCTCGACGATCGGGCTGCTCCAGTACATGACCCCGGTCGCCCAGTTCATCCTGGGCGTCGCCTACTTCCACGAGGAGATGCCGCCGGAGCGGTGGGCCGGATTCGGCCTGGTGTGGGCGGCGCTGATCGTGCTCACCTGGGACGCGCTGCGGACCGCGCGCCGCACCAGGGCCCAGGCACAGGCGGCCCGCCTGGCCGCCGTGGCGACGGCCGCACCCGCGGGCTCCGACCGCACCCAGACCCCCTCAAGCGCAACCTAG
- a CDS encoding SDR family oxidoreductase, with amino-acid sequence MSIVVTGATGALGRLVVEHLLTTVPADQVAAVVRDKEKAAGLAARGVELRLADYDRPETLAGAFRSGDRVLLISGNAVGSRIPQHTAVVEAAKAAGVAQLAYTGILGGPDADFTLADEHRATEQLILDSGLPYTFLRNGWYTENLTDNLAPVLAHGAVVASAGEGRIASATRDDYAAAAAAVLTGEGHLNRAYELSGDTAWSYAEYAAEVAKASGKEIAHNDVPAAVHQEILTGAGVPEFFAAILVDVDEAVRRGRLAGTSGELSRLIGRPTTPLADTVAAAVAAL; translated from the coding sequence ATGAGCATCGTCGTCACCGGAGCCACCGGAGCACTCGGCCGTCTCGTCGTCGAGCACCTGCTGACCACCGTCCCCGCCGACCAGGTCGCCGCCGTGGTCCGCGACAAGGAGAAGGCCGCCGGTCTGGCCGCCCGGGGCGTCGAGCTGCGCCTCGCCGACTACGACCGCCCCGAGACCCTGGCCGGGGCGTTCCGCTCGGGCGACCGCGTGCTGCTGATCTCGGGCAACGCGGTCGGCAGCCGGATCCCCCAGCACACCGCGGTCGTCGAAGCGGCGAAGGCGGCGGGCGTCGCCCAGCTCGCCTACACCGGCATCCTGGGCGGCCCCGACGCGGACTTCACGCTGGCCGACGAGCACCGGGCGACCGAGCAGCTGATCCTGGACTCCGGCCTGCCGTACACCTTCCTGCGCAACGGCTGGTACACGGAGAACCTGACCGACAACCTGGCGCCCGTCCTCGCGCACGGCGCGGTCGTCGCCAGCGCGGGCGAGGGCCGCATCGCCTCCGCCACCCGCGACGACTACGCGGCCGCCGCTGCCGCCGTCCTCACCGGCGAGGGCCACCTGAACCGCGCGTACGAGCTGAGCGGCGACACCGCCTGGTCCTACGCCGAGTACGCGGCCGAGGTCGCCAAGGCCTCCGGCAAGGAGATCGCCCACAACGACGTCCCGGCCGCCGTCCACCAGGAGATCCTGACCGGCGCCGGCGTGCCGGAGTTCTTCGCGGCGATCCTGGTCGACGTGGACGAGGCCGTCCGGCGCGGGCGCCTGGCCGGGACCAGCGGCGAGCTGTCCCGCCTGATCGGCCGCCCGACGACCCCGCTGGCCGACACCGTCGCCGCCGCGGTCGCCGCGCTCTGA
- a CDS encoding 2-oxoacid:ferredoxin oxidoreductase subunit beta: protein MPETNELLQLVPKAEAKQSMKDFKSDQEVRWCPGCGDYAVLAAVQGFMPDLGLAKENIVFISGIGCSSRFPYYMNTYGMHSIHGRAPSIATGLATSRRDLSVWVVTGDGDALSIGGNHLIHALRRNVNLKILLFNNRIYGLTKGQYSPTSEVGKITKSTPMGSLDAPFNPVSLAIGAEASFVARTVDSDRKHLTSVLRAAADHPGTALVEIYQNCNIFNDGAFEVLKDKDQAQEAVIRLEHGQPIVFGAEGSKGVVRDSLTGDLKVVAVTEDNKAQILVHDAHAPSPTTAFALSRLADADTLHHTPIGVLRSVERPVYDTLMAEQLDTAVEQNGKGDLAALLAGNDNWTVVG from the coding sequence ATGCCTGAGACGAACGAACTGCTCCAGCTGGTGCCCAAGGCCGAGGCCAAGCAGTCCATGAAGGACTTCAAGTCCGACCAGGAAGTGCGCTGGTGCCCCGGCTGCGGCGACTACGCGGTCCTCGCCGCCGTGCAGGGCTTCATGCCCGACCTCGGTCTGGCGAAGGAGAACATCGTCTTCATCTCCGGCATCGGCTGCTCCTCGCGCTTCCCGTACTACATGAACACGTACGGGATGCACTCGATCCACGGCCGCGCCCCGTCCATCGCGACCGGCCTCGCCACCTCGCGGCGCGACCTGTCCGTCTGGGTCGTCACGGGTGACGGCGACGCGCTGTCCATCGGCGGCAACCATCTGATCCACGCGCTGCGCCGCAATGTGAACCTGAAGATCCTGCTGTTCAACAACCGGATCTACGGGCTGACCAAGGGCCAGTACTCCCCCACCTCCGAGGTCGGCAAGATCACCAAGTCGACGCCGATGGGCTCGCTGGACGCCCCGTTCAACCCGGTGTCGCTGGCGATCGGCGCGGAGGCGTCGTTCGTCGCCCGGACCGTCGACTCCGACCGCAAGCACCTCACGAGCGTGCTGCGGGCCGCCGCCGACCACCCGGGCACGGCGCTGGTGGAGATCTACCAGAACTGCAACATCTTCAACGACGGCGCTTTCGAGGTCCTGAAGGACAAGGACCAGGCGCAGGAGGCGGTGATCCGGCTGGAGCACGGGCAGCCGATCGTCTTCGGTGCGGAGGGCTCGAAGGGCGTCGTACGGGACTCGCTGACCGGGGACCTGAAGGTGGTCGCGGTCACCGAGGACAACAAGGCGCAGATCCTCGTCCACGACGCGCACGCCCCGAGCCCGACCACGGCGTTCGCCCTGTCGAGACTCGCCGACGCGGACACCCTGCACCACACCCCGATCGGGGTGCTGCGCAGCGTGGAGCGGCCGGTGTACGACACGTTGATGGCCGAGCAGCTGGACACGGCCGTGGAGCAGAACGGCAAGGGCGACCTGGCGGCGCTGCTCGCCGGGAACGACAACTGGACGGTGGTCGGCTGA